A region from the Stygiolobus caldivivus genome encodes:
- a CDS encoding PIN domain-containing protein yields the protein MEKRLAKLSELIVDTLFLLPFVGVKVRCVKEDLLEGKSLYYPSLMLTELIAVIIKEVKKLKIKEVPEDVIKGLSYITANVRLIPLDQTDISTVFQIINTGWNDIFDAILYSAYKSTGLPLLTMDKSFYDFLNAKGLETRGVILT from the coding sequence TTGGAGAAGAGGTTAGCAAAGCTCTCGGAATTAATAGTTGACACTTTGTTCTTGTTACCATTCGTAGGGGTAAAAGTCAGGTGTGTTAAAGAAGACCTCTTAGAGGGTAAAAGCCTATATTACCCTTCACTTATGCTGACTGAACTCATAGCGGTGATAATTAAGGAAGTAAAAAAGTTAAAAATAAAGGAAGTCCCTGAGGACGTGATTAAAGGCTTGTCATACATAACTGCTAATGTGAGACTGATCCCGTTAGACCAGACCGATATAAGCACCGTTTTTCAAATAATAAACACGGGCTGGAACGATATATTCGATGCGATCCTTTACTCCGCTTATAAGAGTACCGGACTACCCTTGCTCACTATGGACAAGTCCTTTTACGACTTCTTAAACGCGAAAGGACTGGAAACCCGCGGAGTTATTTTAACATAG